From Cydia splendana chromosome 4, ilCydSple1.2, whole genome shotgun sequence, one genomic window encodes:
- the LOC134789862 gene encoding uncharacterized protein LOC134789862, whose protein sequence is MRLFRGPKRREVTGPRATATPAPSPCRDAAGAGPRPHDFTLVTALPAMVMEDDVREMKKVFATWGRRMGKKLDMLRKPDAKEASQEQPNNESFNEESPRSISGQFKKKQQWKMERSSSETTSLKRDNDTDSIRSGSRDRSPSPFKSFFHRMGSTGMLNSSRSQTLNIHKTSENSYPVASGPTLYRSCSTSHLSTYVKADDPSDDIDLQNADNEIKKSPSKNNNILTEDALMNSSKAISCDNIPNLEGQGNGMCKKPNFPYAFLRSKLSVLPEENSMASQQRTSSIRQSYSERIDRKSPKFRKDRLFLSNSRSEERYQSNDSISVHEDMMLNAALRNEYSDFNRSSMRSINEIDGTYPARRVEDVHRRSSMISHRPPLDYDPMLIPRNRNSLPVYDYGPYFGSVRDIKTELMTSSQSIHLGPESTEILQTHRLSNYVSSNESGYDSDGRPTDEHSNHSPPGYSSHISPGTVRAEPIDTTADVTHGNFLRQLSLNHKINVSRVHVPARRSSTPCALFPIENSMPYEYVNNNREQFHKYPNNPLHVLDYNDAKPPPLPKKTLNKKIPFVYKTITLDERVETRKIKLLHSQVLPVEHSSNPNLSTLIPPVDNEGPSIPVPETDIFGRGPCTKRFRKLRLIKSRLDESLGVYLTQHRVDFDSSGSNFEIRYIVVKLDFDGIAHRDGRLRIGDEIVNVNGKVLRGLSSLKEVQHIVNSCSSEANCQEGAQKYQVDLVMAHDEITPVTLSRIINRHTSDQNVIAPSTSNVPPDIISETIHKPTASNQITIETHFPSENQFYSNYGSGTNSTTNNFQHSTRRRETEVLGNNSPTIQLNQKSDDEKLLERAYPAPSATLQNITNIEISMRSSPTPRNRQSNNYRPISLHNSRPPLMVEQYPTSNENTTNEIKEKSPHYIKHVPRLYQNRSFESIPEQLLRSSNRSRFFNRIGSQRCSPTHGHVSRQQEHALMQNESHQSGIYSNNSLHFAEFWKGPGHKSLGFSIVGGTDSPKGHMGIFVKTVFPNGQAADKGTIFEGDEILSVNNVPTRGLSHAGAISLFKQVKEGKLELTLSRRRAPRSRSVEPLGNFRCDNLKE, encoded by the exons ATGCGCCTCTTCCGAGGGCCGAAGCGCAGGGAAGTGACCGGGCCGCGAGCCACAGCGACGCCGGCGCCGTCTCCGTGCCGAGACGCCGCTGGCGCCGGACCCCGCCCGCACGACTTCACCCTAGTCACGGCACTACCGGCTATGGTCATGGAGGACGACGTTAGGGAAATGAAGAAAG TGTTCGCAACGTGGGGTCGTCGTATGGGAAAAAAACTAGACATGCTGAGAAAACCTGACGCAAAAGAAGCTTCACAAGAACAACCTAATAATGAAAGCTTTAATGAGGAGTCCCCGAGGAGCATATCTGGCCAGTTCAAGAAAAAGCAGCAATGGAAAATGGAACGGAGCAGTTCTGAAACTACTTCCCTAAAAAGGGATAACGACACTGATTCCATTAGAAGCGGATCCCGAGATCGATCGCCTAGCCCATTCAAATCTTTCTTCCATCGAATGGGTTCAACGGGAATGTTAAACTCATCTAGGTCCCAAACACTAAATATCCATAAAACATCAGAAAACAGTTATCCGGTGGCAAGTGGACCTACGCTTTATCGAAGCTGTTCAACTTCACATCTATCTACGTATGTTAAGGCTGATGATCCATCTGATGATATTGATTTACAGAACGCtgataatgaaattaaaaagtctccttcaaagaataataatattttaactgAAGATGCGTTAATGAATTCATCAAAGGCCATTAGTTGTGATAATATCCCTAATCTTGAAGGACAAGGTAATGGTATGTGTAAAAAACCTAACTTTCCGTACGCCTTTTTAAGGTCTAAATTATCGGTTTTACCCGAAGAAAATAGTATGGCATCACAACAACGAACGAGCAGCATAAGGCAAAGTTACTCCGAAAGAATAGATAGAAAATCACCAAAATTTCGCAAAGACAGACTATTTCTTTCCAATTCTCGCTCCGAGGAACGATATCAAAGCAACGATAGCATCTCGGTTCATGAAGACATGATGCTTAATGCTGCCTTAAGAAATGAATACTCTGATTTTAATAGAAGTTCTATGAGAAGTATCAATGAAATCGATGGCACGTACCCCGCACGGCGTGTCGAAGACGTTCACCGACGTTCGTCGATGATATCGCATAGGCCGCCTTTAGATTACGATCCAATGCTTATACCGAGAAACCGTAACAGTTTACCAGTATATGACTATGGTCCGTATTTTGGGTCCGTGAGGGACATAAAAACTGAACTTATGACATCGTCTCAAAGTATACATCTCGGGCCAGAAAGTACTGAGATTCTTCAGACTCATCGACTAAGCAACTATGTTAGTTCAAATGAGTCTGGCTATGACAGCGATGGACGTCCTACAGATGAACATAGCAACCACTCACCGCCAGGATACTCGAGTCATATATCGCCAGGTACTGTGCGAGCGGAACCAATTGATACTACTGCAGATGTAACGCATGGTAATTTTTTGAGACAATTGAGCTTAAACCATAAAATCAACGTGAGTAGAGTACATGTTCCTGCTAGACGGAGTTCTACACCATGTGCTTTATTTCCAATAGAAAATAGCATGCCTTATGAATACGTAAACAATAACAGGGAACAGTTTCATAAGTATCCCAATAATCCATTACACGTTCTAGATTATAATGATGCTAAACCGCCACCGCTCCCAAAAAAgacattaaacaaaaaaatacctTTCGTTTATAAAACTATCACACTAGACGAACGTGTGGaaacacgaaaaattaaattacttcaTTCCCAAGTATTGCCAGTAGAACATTCCTCTAATCCCAATCTCAGTACTTTAATACCACCAGTGGACAATGAAGGCCCCAGCATTCCTGTACCAGAAACTGATATTTTTGGACGGGGACCATGTACAAAGCGATTCAGAAAgttaagattaataaaatcaAGATTAGATGAAAGTCTCGGCGTTTATTTAACACAACACAGAGTAGACTTCGATAGCAGTGGATCTAATTTTGAGATACGTTATATTGTGGTAAAACTAGATTTTGACGGCATAGCGCATAGGGATGGAAGACTGCGGATCGGTGATGAAATAGTTAATGTCAATGGAAAAGTTCTAAGAGGTTTATCATCACTAAAAGAAGTGCAGCATATTGTTAACTCATGTTCATCTGAAGCAAATTGCCAAGAAGGAGCACAAAAATACCAAGTTGATCTTGTTATGGCCCATGATGAAATTACTCCAGTAACATTAAGTCGGATAATAAACAGACATACTAGCGATCAAAATGTGATAGCGCCTTCGACATCTAACGTTCCACCTGATATAATTTCGGAAACCATTCATAAACCCACGGCTTCAaatcaaataaccattgaaacaCATTTTCCTAGTGAAAACCAATTTTACAGTAATTATGGAAGTGGTACCAATAGCACTACCAACAATTTCCAACATAGTACGCGACGACGAGAAACAGAAGTTCTAGGAAACAATAGTCCTACAATTCAACTAAATCAAAAGAGTGATGACGAAAAATTATTAGAGAGGGCTTATCCGGCACCATCAGCCACACtgcaaaatattacaaatatcGAAATATCAATGAGGTCTTCACCAACACCAAGAAACAGACAATCAAATAATTATAGACCTATTTCTCTTCACAATTCAAGGCCGCCTCTTATGGTCGAGCAGTATCCAACAAGtaatgaaaacacaacaaatGAGATAAAGGAAAAATCACCCCATTACATAAAACATGTCCCAAGATTATACCAAAACCGATCATTTGAAAGCATTCCTGAACAACTTCTGAGAAGTAGTAACAGAAGCAGATTTTTCAATAGGATTGGTTCTCAACGCTGCTCTCCAACCCATGGTCATGTGTCTCGTCAGCAAGAACACGCATTAATGCAGAATGAGAGTCACCAAAGTGGTATTTATTCGAACAATTCTTTGCACTTCGCAGAATTCTGGAAAGGACCTGGTCATAAAAGTTTAGGATTTAGTATTGTTGGAGGGACCGATTCCCCGAAAGGACACATGGGAATTTTCGTGAAAACTGTCTTTCCTAACGGACAAGCTGCTGATAAGGGGACTATCTTTGAAG GTGACGAGATCTTGTCAGTCAATAATGTGCCAACCCGTGGACTGAGCCATGCAGGGGCCATATCGCTTTTCAAACAAGTTAAAGAAGGAAAACTTGAACTGACGCTTTCAAGAAGAAG aGCACCTAGGTCAAGATCTGTGGAACCTCTGGGTAATTTCCGCTGCGACAATCTAAAGGAGTGA